The following coding sequences are from one Streptomyces venezuelae window:
- a CDS encoding MBL fold metallo-hydrolase, with the protein MTDAAALPGQPRGGVLSGPATTRAVNVLAPNPSAMTLDGTNTWLVSEPDSPLAVVIDPGPQDDAHLSRVIETAEKLGKRVALTLLTHGHPDHAEGAARFAELTRTPVRALDPALRLGDEGLAPGDVITTGGLEMRVVATPGHTADSLCFHLPADQAVLTGDTILGRGTTVVAHPDGRLGDYLDSLRRLRSLTVDDGVHTVLPGHGPVLEDAQGAVEFYLAHRATRLAQVETAVENGHAEASDVVAHVYADVDRSLWPAAELSVRAQLDYLREHGLI; encoded by the coding sequence ATGACCGATGCAGCCGCCCTCCCCGGGCAGCCCCGCGGCGGGGTCCTCAGCGGCCCCGCCACCACCCGCGCGGTCAACGTTCTCGCGCCCAACCCCTCCGCGATGACCCTGGACGGCACGAACACCTGGCTCGTGTCCGAGCCGGACTCACCGCTCGCCGTGGTCATCGACCCGGGCCCCCAGGACGACGCCCACCTGAGCCGCGTCATAGAGACGGCCGAAAAGCTCGGCAAGCGCGTCGCCCTGACCCTGCTCACCCACGGCCACCCCGACCACGCCGAGGGAGCCGCCCGCTTCGCCGAGCTGACGCGTACCCCCGTGCGGGCCCTGGACCCCGCCCTGCGCCTCGGCGACGAGGGCCTGGCGCCCGGCGACGTCATCACCACGGGAGGCCTGGAGATGCGCGTCGTGGCGACGCCCGGCCACACCGCGGACTCGCTCTGCTTCCACCTGCCCGCGGACCAGGCGGTCCTGACGGGCGACACGATCCTCGGCCGCGGCACCACGGTCGTGGCGCACCCCGACGGCCGCCTCGGCGACTACCTGGACTCCCTGCGGCGGCTGCGGTCCCTGACGGTCGACGACGGCGTCCACACGGTCCTGCCGGGCCACGGGCCGGTCCTGGAGGACGCACAGGGGGCCGTCGAGTTCTACCTGGCCCACCGCGCCACGCGCCTCGCCCAGGTCGAGACGGCCGTGGAGAACGGTCACGCGGAGGCCTCCGACGTCGTCGCGCACGTGTACGCCGACGTGGACCGCTCCCTGTGGCCCGCGGCGGAGCTCTCCGTCAGGGCGCAGCTGGACTACCTGCGGGAGCACGGGCTGATCTGA
- a CDS encoding Crp/Fnr family transcriptional regulator, translated as MDDVLRRAPLFAALDDEQAAELRASMSEVTLARGDALFHEGDPGDRLYVVTEGKVKLHRTSPDGRENMLAVLGPGELIGELSLFDPGPRTATASALTEVKLLGLGHGDLQPWLNARPEVAAALLRAVARRLRKTNDQMSDLVFSDVPGRVARALLDLSRRFGVQSEEGIHVVHDLTQEELAQLVGASRETVNKALADFAGRGWLRLEARAVILLDVERLAKRSR; from the coding sequence GTGGACGACGTTCTGCGGCGCGCCCCGCTCTTCGCGGCGCTCGATGACGAGCAGGCCGCGGAGCTCCGCGCCTCCATGAGTGAGGTGACGCTCGCGCGCGGGGATGCTCTTTTCCATGAGGGTGACCCCGGAGACCGCCTCTACGTGGTCACCGAGGGCAAGGTGAAGCTCCACCGCACCTCGCCCGACGGGCGCGAGAACATGCTCGCGGTGCTCGGCCCCGGCGAGCTCATCGGTGAGCTGTCGCTCTTCGACCCGGGCCCGCGGACCGCCACGGCCTCCGCGCTCACCGAGGTGAAGCTGCTCGGCCTGGGCCACGGCGACCTCCAGCCGTGGCTGAACGCCCGCCCCGAGGTGGCCGCCGCGCTGCTGCGCGCCGTCGCCCGGCGCCTGCGCAAGACCAACGACCAGATGTCCGACCTGGTCTTCTCCGACGTGCCGGGGCGTGTGGCCCGCGCACTGCTCGACCTGTCGCGCCGCTTCGGCGTGCAGTCCGAGGAGGGCATCCACGTCGTGCACGACCTCACGCAGGAAGAGCTGGCCCAGCTGGTCGGCGCCTCCCGCGAGACGGTCAACAAGGCGCTCGCGGACTTCGCGGGCCGCGGCTGGCTGCGGCTCGAGGCCCGTGCCGTGATCCTGCTGGACGTGGAGCGGCTGGCCAAGCGGTCGCGCTGA
- the nth gene encoding endonuclease III, with protein MSTKKTTETTTAAATPAKKKSAAAKKTSAAKKVTAAKTSTAAKKTAAKKTTAVKKAPAPAKTTAAKTSAAEKTPESHAALVRRARRINRELAEVYSYAHPELDFENPFELLVATVLSAQTTDLRVNQTTPRLFAKYPTPEDLAAAVPEEVEELIRPTGFFRAKTKSIMGLAKALRDDFGGEVPGRVDDLVKLPGVGRKTAFVVLGNAFGVPGITVDTHFGRLVRRWKWTEETDPVKVETAVAALFPKSEWTMLSHRVIFHGRRICHSRKPACGACPIAPLCPSYGEGETDPEKAKKLLKYEMGGFPGQRLKPPPDYPGKPAPPLAAG; from the coding sequence GTGAGCACGAAGAAGACGACGGAAACGACGACAGCGGCGGCGACGCCCGCGAAGAAGAAGTCCGCGGCAGCCAAGAAGACCAGCGCGGCGAAGAAGGTGACCGCGGCGAAGACGTCCACGGCGGCCAAGAAGACCGCCGCCAAGAAGACGACCGCGGTGAAGAAGGCGCCCGCACCCGCGAAGACCACTGCGGCCAAGACGTCCGCCGCCGAGAAGACGCCGGAGTCCCACGCCGCCCTCGTCCGCCGTGCCCGGCGGATCAACCGGGAGCTCGCGGAGGTGTACTCGTACGCGCACCCGGAGCTGGACTTCGAGAACCCCTTCGAGCTCCTGGTCGCCACGGTCCTCTCCGCCCAGACCACCGACCTGCGCGTGAACCAGACGACCCCGCGCCTCTTCGCCAAGTACCCGACCCCGGAGGACCTGGCGGCGGCCGTCCCCGAGGAGGTCGAGGAGCTGATCAGGCCGACCGGCTTCTTCCGCGCCAAGACCAAGTCGATCATGGGCCTGGCGAAGGCGCTGCGGGACGACTTCGGCGGCGAGGTCCCGGGCCGCGTAGACGATCTCGTGAAGCTGCCGGGCGTGGGCCGCAAGACCGCGTTCGTCGTGCTCGGCAACGCGTTCGGCGTCCCCGGCATCACCGTGGACACCCACTTCGGCCGTCTGGTGCGGCGCTGGAAGTGGACCGAGGAGACCGACCCCGTGAAGGTCGAGACGGCGGTCGCCGCGCTCTTCCCGAAGAGCGAGTGGACGATGCTGTCGCACCGCGTGATCTTCCACGGGCGCCGCATCTGCCACTCCCGCAAGCCCGCGTGCGGCGCCTGCCCGATCGCCCCGCTCTGCCCGTCGTACGGGGAGGGGGAGACCGACCCGGAGAAGGCGAAGAAGCTGCTGAAGTACGAGATGGGCGGATTCCCCGGCCAGCGCCTCAAGCCGCCGCCGGACTATCCCGGCAAGCCGGCGCCCCCGCTCGCCGCCGGATGA
- a CDS encoding NUDIX hydrolase, translating into MLSTAGLPSWLDPVIHAAQTVQPLQLSRFLPPESGAGRQSAVLILFGEGEKGPEILLMERAGSLRSHAGQPSFPGGALDPEDGDPQGEGPLRAALREAEEETGLDPRGVQLFAELPRLFIPVSDFVVTPVLGWWRTPTPVGVVDPNETARVFTVPVADLTDPENRAMAIHPSGHHGPAFLVESALVWGFTAGVIDRILHFAGWERPWDRSRQVPLDWRA; encoded by the coding sequence TTGCTCAGCACCGCAGGTCTGCCCTCCTGGCTCGACCCGGTCATCCACGCCGCGCAGACCGTCCAGCCCCTCCAGCTGAGCCGGTTCCTGCCCCCGGAGAGCGGCGCCGGACGCCAGTCCGCCGTACTCATCCTCTTCGGAGAGGGCGAAAAGGGCCCGGAGATACTCCTGATGGAGCGCGCCGGCTCCCTCCGCTCGCACGCGGGCCAGCCCTCGTTCCCCGGCGGCGCCCTCGACCCCGAGGACGGCGACCCCCAGGGCGAGGGCCCGCTGCGTGCCGCGCTGCGCGAGGCCGAGGAGGAGACGGGCCTCGACCCCCGCGGCGTCCAGCTCTTCGCCGAGCTGCCCCGCCTGTTCATCCCCGTCAGCGACTTCGTCGTCACCCCGGTCCTCGGCTGGTGGCGCACCCCGACGCCGGTCGGCGTCGTCGATCCGAACGAGACCGCCCGGGTCTTCACGGTTCCCGTGGCAGATCTCACGGACCCCGAGAACCGGGCCATGGCGATCCACCCCAGTGGTCACCACGGCCCCGCCTTCCTCGTCGAGTCCGCCCTGGTCTGGGGTTTCACGGCCGGCGTGATCGATAGAATCCTGCACTTCGCGGGCTGGGAGCGCCCCTGGGACCGCAGCAGGCAGGTCCCGCTCGACTGGCGCGCATGA
- a CDS encoding MarP family serine protease: MNVLDVLLLLAAVWFAVVGYRQGFVVGILSVIGFLGGGLVAVYLLPIVWDALNDDDAATVSTTAAVVAVVIVIVCASIGQAFTTHLGNKLRRYITWQPARALDATGGALVNVVAMLLVAWLIGSLLAGATLPTLGKEVRNSKVLLGVDRALPGQADTWFTDFSSVLARNGFPQVFSPFSDEPITEVKPPDPKLAKSPVATKAKRSIVKVRGEARSCGKVLEGTGFVFAERRVMTNAHVVGGVDDPTVQIGDQGQIYDAKVVLYDWERDIAVLDVPTLRAPALQFTSKDAASGAGAIVAGFPEDGPYDVRPARVRGRITAKGPDIYHRGTVRRDVYSLYATVRQGNSGGPLLTPDGKVYGVVFAKSLDDPDTGYALTTDEVREDIEKGRTANQEVDSEGCAL, translated from the coding sequence GTGAACGTGCTGGACGTCCTGCTGCTGCTCGCCGCCGTGTGGTTCGCGGTCGTGGGGTACCGCCAGGGCTTCGTGGTCGGCATTCTCTCGGTGATCGGCTTCCTGGGCGGTGGCCTCGTCGCCGTCTACCTCCTGCCGATCGTCTGGGACGCGCTCAACGACGACGACGCGGCCACGGTGAGCACGACCGCGGCGGTCGTCGCCGTCGTCATCGTGATCGTCTGCGCCTCCATCGGGCAGGCCTTCACCACGCACCTCGGCAACAAGCTGCGCAGATACATCACGTGGCAGCCGGCCCGCGCCCTGGACGCGACGGGTGGCGCCCTGGTGAACGTGGTCGCGATGCTCCTCGTCGCCTGGCTGATCGGCTCCCTCCTGGCGGGCGCGACGCTGCCGACGCTCGGCAAGGAAGTCCGCAACTCCAAGGTGCTGCTCGGCGTCGACCGGGCCCTGCCCGGCCAGGCCGACACCTGGTTCACGGACTTCTCCTCGGTCCTCGCGCGCAACGGCTTCCCGCAGGTCTTCAGCCCGTTCTCGGACGAGCCGATCACGGAGGTCAAGCCTCCGGACCCCAAGCTCGCCAAGAGCCCGGTCGCCACGAAGGCGAAGCGCTCCATCGTGAAGGTCCGCGGCGAGGCCCGCAGTTGCGGCAAGGTCCTCGAAGGCACCGGCTTCGTCTTCGCGGAACGCCGCGTGATGACGAACGCGCACGTGGTCGGCGGCGTGGACGACCCGACGGTCCAGATAGGCGATCAGGGTCAGATCTACGACGCGAAGGTCGTCCTGTACGACTGGGAGCGCGACATCGCCGTACTGGACGTGCCCACGCTGCGGGCACCCGCCCTGCAGTTCACGTCCAAGGACGCGGCGAGCGGCGCGGGCGCCATCGTCGCGGGCTTCCCCGAGGACGGGCCCTACGACGTGCGTCCCGCGCGCGTACGCGGTCGCATCACGGCCAAGGGCCCGGACATCTACCACCGGGGCACCGTGCGCCGTGATGTGTACTCGCTCTACGCGACCGTCCGCCAGGGCAACTCCGGCGGCCCGCTGCTCACGCCCGACGGCAAGGTCTACGGCGTGGTCTTCGCGAAGTCCCTCGACGACCCGGACACCGGCTATGCGCTGACGACGGACGAGGTGCGCGAGGACATCGAGAAGGGCCGCACCGCCAACCAGGAGGTCGACAGCGAGGGCTGCGCGCTCTAG